ACATGTGGCAAGGTCCCGGATGGTGGCGGCCGGGATCTTGGGGTTATAACCGAAATCGAACTCCGAAAGCGTCTTGATCTCCTCAAACCGCGCACGGGCCACCCGCTGAGCGAGTGCCTGGTTCGCCCGACGATTGATTTCATCCTCGAGTAGCAAGTCGAGGAATTCGAGGTATCCGAGTTTCCCTTGTTGTGCCTGTTCGAGGCGTAAATCCAGTGTATCGAGCATGCGTCCGAGCCTCAGACGTTTGAGTTTCTTTTCGAGTTCATGAGCCTGCATCCGATTCATCCCTCCCGTATATCGCTATCAAGAGCAAAAGCCTCGATTCCATGCAAGAGAGCCCCGGCGCTCCGGCTGGTCTGTTCAGGGGTGGGATCTTCGTCAAGTCCGCAGGAGAGAATGCCCTTTACAGTCTTATACCTGGCATCGCCGAAGGCAAGGGCCCTTGCGCAGGCCCGATTGAGCCTCTCGGCACCGTAGGTGTCGCAAAGCCGTATTACGCCTTGGGCCTGGCGCAGGTGTGTCAGAGTCTCCTCCCGAAGAAGCTCCAGAACCAGCTTGAATACCGAATCTCCCATCTTGTGGGCCTGGCGAATGCACCATTGTGGGGTCCTCTGAAAGAACGCGATCTTATCGGCCGGAAGGTCCTCCGGGTCAGTGTGCCTTCGCTCACCAGGCCTGCGTATATGGGTCTTTATGAGCTCATCCCCCAGGTAGAACTGGACTTTCTTATCGGTGATCCTTACGGAAAGCTCCTGCCCGATATACCGCCAGGGAACCGAATAGAGCACTCGTTTCACCATGCAGTGAGAATCCGGCCCGACCTTGGCGGTCTGCCACACAGCAATCTCCCACCGCTCGGGAAGCGGCTTTAACGCAGTCTTTTCG
The genomic region above belongs to Bacillota bacterium and contains:
- a CDS encoding transposase, producing MDNLKGGVLKPDIYEPQLNRAYEELAAHYGVLIDPCRKGKPKDKPRVERLVPYVRESFFRGRTFSSLAEIDREALRWCTKVAGMRIHGTTRQRPIEVFNLVEKTALKPLPERWEIAVWQTAKVGPDSHCMVKRVLYSVPWRYIGQELSVRITDKKVQFYLGDELIKTHIRRPGERRHTDPEDLPADKIAFFQRTPQWCIRQAHKMGDSVFKLVLELLREETLTHLRQAQGVIRLCDTYGAERLNRACARALAFGDARYKTVKGILSCGLDEDPTPEQTSRSAGALLHGIEAFALDSDIREG